Sequence from the Candidatus Saccharibacteria bacterium oral taxon 488 genome:
AAACCGCACTGGCCGCCCAAGCAGCTCAGCCAGTCGACGCGCTACTGGACGCAGACTATATGCCGGATCAGCCCCCTTTGGTCGTCCGAGGTGACTCATCAGGACAATCTTGCAGCGTTGCTCTAGTAGGTAGCGCAGAGTCGATAAACTAGCGCGAATGCGTAAGTCACTGGCGATCCCACCGGTCGCGGTTAGGGGCACATTATAATCAACCCGCACCAGGACGGTCAGCCCGCGGAGATTAACGTCACGAATTGTTTGCTTGAAAAATCTGCCCACCCTTTTCTCGTCCTACTCCATTGTCCGAATCTGGATATTATCGGTCTTGCCCGGCCGGCCCGGTTGATGGCCACTAACCAATACCAACGTCACTGGATCCTCGCCAAAGTAACCTTCGGCCTTCAATTCTTCTGCTAATTTATTGGCCGAACCCAGGCCACTTGGACGAACGTATGAGCGCGTGGCGTAACTGAGTGCTAATTTTTGAGCGGTTTTTTGGCTATCAGTCACGCTAATAATCGGCATATTCGGCCGAAAGGCGCCGACATTCACCGCAGTTACACCCGTACTAGTCTCGGCAATAATTGCCCGCGCCTTAAGCTCTGTGGCTAACCGCGCCGCCGTGTAGCTGAGCAGCGCATCGTGCTTACGACGCTTCTCGCTTGACTCAACCGCCATGACATCACTGTGCTCCTGAGTGTACATAATCGTCCGGCGCATCGCCTGCACTGTCTCGATCGGATATTTACCGTTGGCCGTTTCATCCGACAACATCACCGTGTCAGCACCCTGGATGACCGCATTGGCAACATCGCTCACCTCAGCGCGAGATGGCTCAGGATTGTCAACCATACTGCCCATCATCTGTGTCGCGACGATACTGAGCTTAGAATATTTACGACAAAGAGCGATAATACGCCGTTGGATAACTGGCACGATCTCGGCCCCAGCCTCAACCGCCAGGTCACCGCGCGCCACCATGATGCCGTCACTCGCCTTGACGATTTCCTCCAGATGCTCATCAGAGATCGCTGACTTGGTCTCGATTTTGGCAATAATATACGCATCCGAGCCCAGCGCCGTCAGCCGCGAGCGCAGATCGATAATGTCGTCCTCCGTCTGTACAAAACTAAGCGCCACATAATCAAAATCTTGATTGGCTGCCCACTCAATATCGGCGATATCTTTTGGTGTCAAGATATCACCACCAAAATCGGTATCTGGCAGATTCAACCCTTTACGGCTCATCAAAAATCCGTCATTCTGCACCTCCACCTTGATGGCCGTTGGGCCAGCAATTTCACGAACGATCGACTTGATCTTGCCATCAAACATATACAGCGGCTCGCCAACTTTCATTTTCTCAGCGAGGTTATATTGGACAGGCAGATTGAAGCTTCCATTGTGTTCTGTAATCGACGAATCAAGCGTCAGCACATCACCAGCCCGCACCGTCAGCATGTTGTCTTTGAGAACGCCGAGGCGGATTTTTGGACCTTGAAGGTCTTGGAGAATGGCAACTGGTTTACCCTGCTCATGACTGGCCGTGCGGATCCAGTCGATTTGCTCACGCCGCTCGTCATAACTACCGTGGCTGAAATTCAGACGAAAGCCATTGACACCGGCCTGCATAAGTTGACTAATTTTATCCTGACTCATCGTTGCCGGACCGACAGTCGCTAGGATCTTGGTACGTTTAAAAATTGTGTTACTCATCCTTTTGATTATAACACCGGTTAGGCGCTGAGAAAAGATATAATCACTATTCAGAATCCGCTGCCCGATATCGAGCGATTGCTTGGCGGGCGGCTTGCTGTTGAGCCACCTGCTTGGACGGACCCACGCCGCGCCCCATCAGCGTTTCACCAACGAATACCCCAAGCGTAAATACCTTATCATGATCTGGCCCTTCCTCACTCAAAACTTTATACATCGGCGTCTGACCATCAACACGCTGAGAAATTTCCTGCAAATACGACTTCGGATCGCGCCAGCTGCCTGATTCCAAAATTCCATCTAGCTTAACGATAATATGCTTATGAATAAAATCGCGCGCATCGTCAAAGCCACGCTCCAAATAAATCGCGCCGATCACCGCCTCAAAGGCATTGGCTAAAATCTGCAAGTGCGCCCGATCCGAGCCATTTTTCTCACCCTTCGACATACGAATCAGCCGCCCGTAACCCAAGGCATCACCCGCACTGCCAATACTTTCCGTCCGCACCAGCGCTGCCCGCCAGGCTGTCAAAATCCCTTCCGGTTCAGAAAAATGTGTAAATAAGTACTCCGTTACCGCTAGCTCCAACACCGCATCACCTAAAAATTCCAGCCGCTCATTGTGGCAATGGACTGATTTTCGGTGTTCGTTCACATAACTACGATGAGTTAAAGCCGTAATCAGCAAATCCAAATTTGTAAACTCAAAACCTAATTTTTCGCGCGCAAACTCCTGATACGGCGCCGTATTCATCCCGCTCATCTATAGATTCTCCTGCCTGATTCGCTTCATAGCGAGCAGAATCAGCTTGCCAATATCCTCATACTCGATCTCATCCAGCGCCTCATGAAAGGTAAACCACGCCAGGCCATTCATCCAGTCTTCTTTTTGCAGTTTTTCGTCCGGATCAAGCGCCTTCATCAGGTACACTTGCTGCGAAATCAGCACTAACTTATCAAGTCGGCGATAGCGAAAATTAATTTTGCCCAGCCAACCGCACACCTCGATGTTCTTGAGGCCAGCCTCCTCACCAACTTCACGCTTGGCAGCAGCCTGCGCTGTCTCGCCCGGCTCAACATGACCTTTGGGAATGGTCCAGCGATCCCGCGCGTCTTGGTAGAGCAGAAACTCAACATCACCCTTTTTATTGCGTCGAAACACCACGCCGCCGGCGGTTGGCTCGCGAACTATTTCTTGGATCGACGGTTTTTTGCGACCGCCAAAATATTTCTTGATATGATCAAAGCTGCTTGTCTTCATCGGCATCCTCTTGAAGGGAGCGATACGCTGTGCCGAGCACACCGTTCACAAATTTCCCTGAGTTATCCGAACCAAACGTTTTTGCCAGTTCCACTGCTTCATTGATGGCCACTTTTGGTGGCACCGCCGCCCGAGAAAACAATAATTCATACAGCCCGAGCCGTAGTACCGTCCGGTCAATTCGCGATATCTGCTCAATCGGCCATTCTGGCGCTAGTGGACGAAGTTTAGCATCAAGCTCTGCTTTATGCGCAGTGACGCCATCGATCAGACTTCGTACAAACTCAACATCATCGACTGATGATTTGTATTTCTCAAGATTGCGCGTCAAGATATCGGCGACATCAACCTCGCTGTCACCAACTTCCTGGCGAAACTCAATCTCGTATAACGTCTGCAACGCGACGATTCGTCCTAAATGACGGTTTGAAGCCATGACAAAAACGTTCCTGTTCGTGTTAGTTTATTTTGTACTCTTCTTACCGGTCTCGCGTTTGGTCGTCTTGACTTTCACTGGTGACGTCCCGTTGACGCGGCGTGCTAATTTCAGTACCAAGTGGCTGCGACGCAGACCGGTCTTGCGCGGACTACTCTGCTTTTTTGGTTGTGCCATAGAAAAATCTCCTTTATTTCAGTTTATCGTAACACTTGGGCTTCATTATACCGGTTTTTGATAGATTTCTCAAGGGGATGCAGAGCAGTGGCAATACGCTGTCAGGGGTATTGTTGACTTTATATAATATTTATGGTAATATCATAGGCATCACTTACGATAGAAAGGATACATCCTACTAATTATGGATAAGAACAATTCACTCTCTCAGCCCGGGGAAACACTACGTCCATTAGGTAAACTGAAACTGGCCCTCGGGTCAGGGGCAATGCTAGCAATAATGGGGATAGGTCTCGGCATCGGCATTAAAGGTATCGCCGCCGATAAAGAGCCGGCGGAATCACCCCTAGTTGGCTCTTCTATGATGCATTATAACCCCACGGAAACTGATATCACAAAGGATTCAGATGTATGTGCAGCAGCAGACTCCATTGTAAGGGATGCCAATGCTGCTACCCAAATTGATATAGTGGGCTGTGCTACGGAATCCAAAAAGCTCACTGGTCTTCCACGGGGAACACGCGTACGAGTCGAGGTACACCGGGATGGCTCGGTGACGGCTAAGCCCCTCGGTAACTAACCTAGACAACAATATTCACCAACTTCCCTGGCACATAAATCACCTTTTTCGGTGTCCGGGCGTCGAGATAGGCGCGAACCTTCTCGTCATCCAGCGCTCGTTGCTCAATCGTCTCTTTATCGGTATCAACTGGCAGCTCCAGCCGTGATCGGAGCTTGCCGTTGACCTGTACAATGATGGTTATCACATCGCTCACCAGATATTTTTCATCCCACTTTGGCCAGTGATTAACGTGAATGGTATCAGCATGGCCCAATTCCTGCCACAATTCTTCAGTTATGTGCGGCGCAAATGGTGCCAAAATCTGTAGCAGACTTTCCAAAGTAAACCGCCACGTTTCTAACGCTTGCATGCCGTGCGATTCTTTGAACTTATATAGGCCATTGACCATTTCCATCATCGCCGCCACTGCCGTATTGAACTTTTCATCCTCGATGTCACGAGTGACTTTTTTGATAGTGAGGTGAGTGAGGCGCAACAGTTCCGCGACTACATCACCATCCTCCGCCAGAGTACACTCTTCGCTCAAATCTCCGCTGGAGATTTCTCGCGAGCGTTCGGCTGAAGCGTCCGCTATTCGCGAACACTTCACAGCCTCTGTCAGAGGAGGTAATGTAGCCGCCTCAATAAACTCCTGTACCACATTCCACACTCGGTTTAAGAACCGATACGTCCCCGGCACCCCGCGCGGATCCCACGGTGCATCCATATCATAGGGCGCGATGAACATCTCGTATACGCGCAGTGCGTCAGCGCCATAACCACTGTCCATAATTTCCATCGGATCGATGAC
This genomic interval carries:
- a CDS encoding NUDIX domain-containing protein; translated protein: MPMKTSSFDHIKKYFGGRKKPSIQEIVREPTAGGVVFRRNKKGDVEFLLYQDARDRWTIPKGHVEPGETAQAAAKREVGEEAGLKNIEVCGWLGKINFRYRRLDKLVLISQQVYLMKALDPDEKLQKEDWMNGLAWFTFHEALDEIEYEDIGKLILLAMKRIRQENL
- the nusB gene encoding transcription antitermination factor NusB: MASNRHLGRIVALQTLYEIEFRQEVGDSEVDVADILTRNLEKYKSSVDDVEFVRSLIDGVTAHKAELDAKLRPLAPEWPIEQISRIDRTVLRLGLYELLFSRAAVPPKVAINEAVELAKTFGSDNSGKFVNGVLGTAYRSLQEDADEDKQL
- the pyk gene encoding pyruvate kinase, producing the protein MSNTIFKRTKILATVGPATMSQDKISQLMQAGVNGFRLNFSHGSYDERREQIDWIRTASHEQGKPVAILQDLQGPKIRLGVLKDNMLTVRAGDVLTLDSSITEHNGSFNLPVQYNLAEKMKVGEPLYMFDGKIKSIVREIAGPTAIKVEVQNDGFLMSRKGLNLPDTDFGGDILTPKDIADIEWAANQDFDYVALSFVQTEDDIIDLRSRLTALGSDAYIIAKIETKSAISDEHLEEIVKASDGIMVARGDLAVEAGAEIVPVIQRRIIALCRKYSKLSIVATQMMGSMVDNPEPSRAEVSDVANAVIQGADTVMLSDETANGKYPIETVQAMRRTIMYTQEHSDVMAVESSEKRRKHDALLSYTAARLATELKARAIIAETSTGVTAVNVGAFRPNMPIISVTDSQKTAQKLALSYATRSYVRPSGLGSANKLAEELKAEGYFGEDPVTLVLVSGHQPGRPGKTDNIQIRTME
- the rnc gene encoding ribonuclease III — protein: MSGMNTAPYQEFAREKLGFEFTNLDLLITALTHRSYVNEHRKSVHCHNERLEFLGDAVLELAVTEYLFTHFSEPEGILTAWRAALVRTESIGSAGDALGYGRLIRMSKGEKNGSDRAHLQILANAFEAVIGAIYLERGFDDARDFIHKHIIVKLDGILESGSWRDPKSYLQEISQRVDGQTPMYKVLSEEGPDHDKVFTLGVFVGETLMGRGVGPSKQVAQQQAARQAIARYRAADSE